Proteins from a single region of Mumia flava:
- a CDS encoding shikimate dehydrogenase: MTGAVQATERGAEGYLMGLLGHGVTASLTPALHRLEADRQGLRYVYRPVEMPAQAPTGDALKGLLDSARVLGFDALNVTHPLKRAVVAHLDELEPATRRLNAVNTVLIQDGRLVGHNTDLTGFTTAVREHLTADPLGHVLVVGAGGAGSAVAEAAAGLGASPLVVVDAEDRRAQDLAADLSARHPGVDVRPASYADLPDALRDADGIVHCTPTGMAHHPGVPFDVDLLEPSQWVADIVYRPLETELLVRARERGCQVLHGGYMAVYQASHTFTLVTGRVPDHRLMLGDLDELVARSAP; this comes from the coding sequence GTGACGGGCGCGGTCCAGGCGACGGAGCGCGGCGCGGAGGGCTACCTGATGGGGCTCCTCGGGCACGGCGTCACGGCCTCCCTCACCCCGGCCCTGCACCGCCTCGAGGCCGACCGGCAAGGTCTGCGCTACGTGTACCGGCCGGTGGAGATGCCGGCACAGGCACCGACGGGTGACGCGTTGAAGGGCCTGCTCGACTCCGCGCGCGTGCTCGGGTTCGACGCGCTGAACGTGACCCACCCCCTGAAGCGGGCTGTCGTCGCCCACCTCGACGAGCTCGAGCCGGCGACGCGGCGGCTGAACGCCGTGAACACCGTCCTGATCCAAGACGGCCGGCTGGTCGGCCACAACACCGACCTGACCGGTTTCACCACCGCCGTACGCGAGCACCTGACCGCCGACCCCCTCGGCCACGTGCTCGTCGTCGGCGCGGGTGGCGCGGGCTCGGCCGTCGCGGAGGCGGCGGCCGGGCTCGGCGCAAGCCCGCTCGTCGTGGTGGACGCCGAGGACCGACGCGCACAGGACCTCGCTGCGGACCTGTCCGCGCGACACCCCGGCGTGGACGTCCGCCCAGCCTCGTACGCCGACCTCCCGGACGCGCTCCGCGACGCCGACGGGATCGTGCACTGCACCCCGACCGGGATGGCACACCACCCGGGTGTCCCGTTCGACGTGGATCTCCTCGAGCCGTCGCAGTGGGTCGCCGACATCGTCTACCGTCCGCTCGAGACCGAGCTGCTCGTGCGTGCCCGCGAACGCGGGTGCCAGGTGCTGCACGGCGGCTACATGGCGGTCTACCAGGCCAGCCACACGTTCACGCTCGTGACCGGCCGGGTGCCGGACCACAGGCTCATGCTGGGCGACCTGGACGAGCTCGTCGCCCGCTCAGCCCCCTGA
- a CDS encoding FAD-dependent oxidoreductase: MTGPDVGTPLTVRDLTLRNRVVGAPMERNLCDLAGRVTPAYAAYLEARAAGGTALVFTESSYVRADSRARLRQMAMSDDGVVPGVRMLADAVHRHGSLLGVELNHAGRVVPRAVSQRQPVGPSPVPCVEIGGDLPRELGLGEIDELVEAFADAAQRALDGGADVLSVHAAHGYLIGQFLSPRSNHRDDRYCSPTAFLDDVLVAVRDRIGPRVPLFLRWSAFEGLPGGRDRDDALATITRTRLDLVDVVDLSAGTYGAGQWITPSGEVEEAYLAETARRYREETGLLVGLAGRITRPETAQRLVAERAADLVAVARALHADPTWARHAVAGTQPRPCIACNQGCADVVFAGNPLWCTVNPRTGHEAESDGAGSVDGARVLVVGGGPAGLEAAATLAERGASVILAEATSRLGGQVVPTAAMPSRPQLGRILVWWTRRLESLGVTVLLDTPLVGSEVAERFEVDAVVDATGGVDNVPSVVGDHDRLVGIRAWLADPTDDAEVAVWGADRAATYTADLLRSQRRRVVLVSTEQSLAAEAGARERLHAVERLTGDDGVELVLGHTLEQVGPEALVVADPVGRRRSVESRGPILVSQGSLPLGLTDVDPDLVVETAGEAGGSRSLDASVASGHDAALRTLARLLAPRPRARART; the protein is encoded by the coding sequence GTGACCGGACCCGACGTCGGCACTCCGCTGACCGTCCGGGACCTCACCCTGCGCAACCGCGTGGTGGGCGCCCCGATGGAGCGCAACCTGTGCGACCTCGCCGGACGCGTCACTCCCGCGTACGCTGCCTATCTCGAGGCACGTGCGGCGGGCGGGACGGCGCTGGTCTTCACGGAGTCCAGCTACGTGCGGGCGGACTCGCGGGCGCGGCTTCGGCAGATGGCGATGAGTGACGACGGGGTCGTCCCGGGCGTCCGGATGCTCGCCGACGCGGTCCACCGGCACGGGTCTCTGCTCGGCGTGGAGCTCAACCACGCCGGCCGGGTGGTGCCGCGCGCGGTCTCGCAGCGACAGCCCGTCGGGCCGTCTCCCGTGCCGTGCGTCGAGATCGGAGGCGACCTGCCGCGTGAGCTCGGGCTCGGTGAGATCGACGAGCTGGTCGAGGCGTTCGCGGACGCGGCCCAGCGAGCTCTGGACGGCGGAGCCGACGTTCTCTCCGTGCACGCGGCGCACGGCTACCTGATCGGGCAGTTCCTCTCGCCGCGGTCGAACCACCGCGACGACCGGTACTGCTCTCCGACCGCGTTCCTGGACGACGTCCTCGTCGCGGTGCGTGACCGGATCGGCCCGCGGGTCCCGCTGTTCCTGCGCTGGTCGGCCTTCGAGGGCCTCCCGGGTGGCCGGGACCGCGACGACGCGCTGGCGACGATCACGCGGACCCGGCTCGACCTGGTCGACGTCGTGGACCTGTCGGCGGGGACCTACGGCGCGGGACAGTGGATCACGCCGAGCGGTGAGGTCGAGGAGGCGTACCTCGCCGAGACCGCGCGTCGCTACCGCGAGGAGACCGGGCTGCTGGTGGGGCTCGCGGGGCGGATCACCCGGCCCGAGACAGCGCAGCGGCTGGTCGCCGAGCGCGCCGCCGACCTGGTGGCGGTCGCTCGTGCCCTGCACGCCGACCCGACGTGGGCCCGGCACGCTGTCGCCGGCACGCAGCCGCGGCCGTGCATCGCCTGCAACCAAGGATGTGCCGACGTCGTCTTCGCCGGCAACCCGCTGTGGTGCACCGTCAACCCGCGGACGGGGCACGAGGCCGAGTCGGACGGGGCAGGCTCGGTCGACGGCGCGCGGGTGCTCGTGGTCGGCGGTGGCCCTGCCGGTCTCGAGGCCGCCGCGACGCTCGCCGAGCGCGGCGCCTCCGTGATCCTGGCGGAGGCCACGTCCCGTCTCGGCGGTCAGGTCGTGCCGACCGCGGCGATGCCGTCGCGGCCACAGCTGGGACGCATCCTGGTCTGGTGGACACGACGGCTCGAGAGCCTCGGTGTCACGGTCCTGCTCGACACGCCCCTGGTCGGGAGCGAGGTCGCGGAGCGGTTCGAGGTCGACGCCGTCGTCGACGCCACGGGCGGTGTCGACAACGTTCCCTCCGTCGTGGGCGACCACGACCGGCTCGTGGGGATCCGGGCATGGCTCGCCGACCCGACCGACGACGCCGAGGTGGCGGTGTGGGGCGCGGACCGCGCCGCCACGTACACGGCGGATCTCCTGCGTTCCCAGCGACGGCGGGTCGTTCTGGTCTCGACCGAGCAGAGTCTGGCGGCCGAGGCCGGCGCGCGGGAGCGGCTGCACGCGGTCGAGCGGCTGACGGGCGACGACGGGGTCGAGCTCGTCCTTGGGCACACGCTCGAGCAGGTCGGCCCCGAGGCACTCGTCGTGGCCGACCCCGTGGGCCGGCGTCGGTCCGTGGAGTCGCGCGGGCCGATCCTGGTGTCGCAGGGGTCGCTCCCGCTCGGGCTCACCGACGTGGATCCGGACCTGGTCGTCGAGACCGCGGGGGAGGCCGGCGGCAGCCGGTCGCTCGACGCGTCCGTCGCGTCCGGGCACGATGCGGCGCTGCGGACGCTGGCCCGGTTGCTGGCGCCGCGTCCGCGTGCGAGAGCGCGCACGTGA
- a CDS encoding thiamine pyrophosphate-binding protein codes for MTADNAAAAATTGAHVVVRQLEQWGVTHVFGLCGHTNIALLDALGHSDIEFVVFRHEQTAAHAADGYARATGKPGVVVVHVGPGMMNAVTGAATAALDSVPLVVISGDVPSYYRGRHPHQEVNLHADADQTGIYKPFVKRAWDVARVEDLPRFLERAWWTASSGRPGATLLNVPMDMFSRELPIEAASRSVLPGSTSVPSVDEATLDQVVDLLASAQRPLVYVGGGARDPEARDALLRIAEHLDLPIVHSLMAKGLISDDHPLLLGMPGFWGLEFTNTYARNADVVLALATRFAETDASSWDPAYTWQFPPTKLVQVDLDPAEIGRNYPVEVGVVADVGQTLSAIERRLRERDVAPVDRPELRDQIDRTRSALWAETADRGAAEDFPLKPERILRDLREAMPADTVLVTDVGWNKNGVAQRYPMRDVGRFITPGGASTMGFGPAAALGVQLAWPDRPVVALVGDGGMSAQLAALPTAAERDLPVIFVVMNNAAHGTIADLQASSYGASYGCEFVDADGRPATPDFAALGRACGLDGYQIGEVGELASALKAALAARRPAVIDVPMVNDPVPTPGHWNINDIYRGRFD; via the coding sequence ATGACCGCCGACAACGCCGCCGCCGCCGCGACCACCGGAGCGCACGTCGTCGTGCGCCAGCTGGAGCAGTGGGGCGTCACGCACGTCTTCGGCCTGTGCGGGCACACCAACATCGCGTTGCTCGACGCGCTGGGCCACAGCGACATCGAGTTCGTGGTCTTCCGCCACGAGCAGACGGCCGCCCACGCCGCCGACGGGTACGCCCGGGCGACGGGCAAGCCGGGTGTCGTCGTGGTGCACGTGGGGCCGGGCATGATGAACGCCGTCACGGGCGCCGCCACCGCGGCGCTGGACTCCGTCCCGCTCGTCGTGATCAGCGGCGACGTGCCGTCGTACTACCGCGGACGGCACCCGCACCAGGAGGTCAACCTGCATGCGGACGCCGACCAGACCGGGATCTACAAGCCGTTCGTGAAGCGCGCGTGGGACGTCGCCCGCGTCGAGGACCTGCCGCGCTTCCTCGAGCGCGCCTGGTGGACGGCCTCCAGCGGACGTCCGGGGGCGACCCTGCTCAACGTCCCCATGGACATGTTCTCCCGGGAGCTGCCGATCGAGGCCGCGAGCCGGTCGGTGCTCCCGGGTTCCACGTCGGTCCCGTCCGTCGACGAGGCCACCCTCGACCAGGTCGTCGACCTGCTCGCGTCCGCGCAGCGTCCTCTCGTGTACGTCGGCGGCGGTGCCCGTGATCCCGAGGCCCGCGACGCGCTGCTGCGGATCGCCGAGCACCTCGACCTGCCGATCGTGCACTCCCTGATGGCGAAGGGGCTGATCTCGGACGACCATCCGCTCCTGCTCGGGATGCCCGGGTTCTGGGGGCTGGAGTTCACCAACACGTACGCGCGCAACGCCGACGTCGTGCTGGCGCTCGCGACGCGCTTCGCCGAGACCGATGCGAGCTCGTGGGACCCGGCGTACACCTGGCAGTTCCCGCCCACGAAGCTGGTCCAGGTCGACCTCGACCCCGCGGAGATCGGGCGGAACTACCCGGTCGAGGTCGGCGTGGTCGCCGACGTCGGGCAGACGCTGTCCGCGATCGAGCGCCGGCTGCGCGAGCGCGACGTCGCGCCGGTGGACCGCCCGGAGCTGCGCGACCAGATCGATCGGACCCGGTCCGCGCTCTGGGCGGAGACCGCTGATCGTGGTGCTGCTGAGGACTTCCCGCTCAAGCCGGAGCGGATCCTGCGCGACCTGCGGGAGGCGATGCCGGCCGACACGGTGCTGGTCACGGACGTGGGGTGGAACAAGAACGGGGTCGCCCAGCGGTATCCGATGCGGGACGTCGGCCGGTTCATCACGCCCGGCGGTGCGTCGACGATGGGATTCGGACCTGCGGCTGCGCTCGGTGTCCAGCTGGCCTGGCCCGACCGGCCGGTGGTGGCGCTGGTCGGCGACGGCGGCATGAGCGCGCAGCTCGCGGCGCTGCCGACGGCAGCGGAGCGGGACCTGCCGGTGATCTTCGTCGTGATGAACAACGCGGCCCACGGGACGATCGCGGACCTGCAGGCGTCGAGCTACGGCGCGAGCTACGGCTGCGAGTTCGTCGACGCCGACGGACGGCCGGCCACGCCTGACTTCGCCGCGCTCGGGCGTGCCTGCGGCCTGGACGGCTACCAGATCGGCGAGGTCGGTGAGCTCGCGAGCGCGCTCAAGGCCGCCCTCGCCGCCCGCCGGCCGGCCGTGATCGACGTGCCGATGGTCAACGACCCCGTCCCGACCCCCGGCCACTGGAACATCAACGACATCTACCGGGGCCGATTCGACTGA
- a CDS encoding sugar phosphate isomerase/epimerase family protein, which yields MVPDPRRAWVSTYTGLGRRELGDLLGDLAEAGCPDVEVLAAPPHLDLEHGDAPARLRSATRRAGVRVRSVVPSGVDVNLASPHAGMRAWSVAQFGAVVAIAAACDADVAVVHPGRRHPLRPAPAAQLAGWVVDGLEQVLALGDRHGVRIALENVPTGLFDTVGECRELAASFDGRLGTCLDVANAFMVEDVVAAVRDGRAAPPDLVHLSDTTRARWLHDPIGSGEVDWVAVGAALGAIGYDGPVVLETLHDGEAAAGFAADRDALAALGWGRSR from the coding sequence ATGGTGCCGGACCCACGGCGCGCCTGGGTCAGCACCTACACCGGCCTGGGCCGCCGCGAGCTCGGTGACCTGCTCGGCGATCTGGCGGAGGCCGGGTGCCCCGACGTCGAGGTGCTCGCCGCCCCGCCCCACCTCGATCTCGAGCACGGCGACGCCCCGGCGCGCCTCCGGTCGGCCACCCGACGGGCCGGAGTCCGCGTACGCAGTGTCGTGCCCAGCGGAGTCGACGTGAACCTGGCCAGCCCGCACGCGGGCATGCGTGCATGGAGCGTCGCCCAGTTCGGCGCGGTGGTCGCGATCGCCGCTGCGTGCGACGCCGACGTCGCGGTCGTCCACCCGGGGCGCCGCCACCCGCTCCGGCCGGCGCCGGCAGCGCAGCTCGCAGGCTGGGTCGTCGACGGGCTGGAGCAGGTCCTCGCTCTCGGTGACCGCCACGGTGTCCGGATCGCGCTGGAGAACGTCCCGACCGGGCTGTTCGACACGGTGGGCGAGTGCCGTGAGCTCGCCGCGTCGTTCGACGGCCGCCTCGGGACGTGCCTCGATGTCGCGAACGCATTCATGGTCGAGGACGTCGTCGCGGCCGTGCGTGACGGGCGCGCCGCGCCTCCCGACCTCGTGCACCTCTCCGACACCACCCGCGCCCGCTGGCTGCACGACCCGATCGGCAGCGGCGAGGTGGACTGGGTCGCGGTCGGCGCGGCGCTGGGCGCGATCGGATACGACGGTCCCGTCGTGCTGGAGACGCTGCACGACGGCGAGGCAGCAGCAGGGTTCGCCGCCGACCGCGACGCCCTCGCCGCCCTCGGGTGGGGTCGCTCTCGATGA
- a CDS encoding DctP family TRAP transporter solute-binding subunit: MSVIRKRKGLGLAAAAMSGALLITACGGDDDSGGSGGDESVTLSFANSYPDEHPHNQCGAMVVQETLADGDSGVEIEVFSNSQLGPDAERFTSVASGDIDIDIQGSSAISASFEEIGAMDAAYAFADADELFTFVDTDEFDAMAERLLEETGVRVLDVWYFGMRQFTANQPIRTPDDFDGLRMRFPDSPQYLMNAEALGAEATPVAFEEVFLALQQGTIDGQENPVPTIQDMNFTEVQSHVSLTGHQVGSVMAIISEESWQSLSSDQQEAVQAAISDAREGDRQCVEEAENDILAEWEESGTMTVVDDVDLDTFSEQAETFFNENYEGAQLELYQAIRESVGS; encoded by the coding sequence ATGTCAGTCATCAGGAAGAGGAAGGGCCTCGGCCTGGCGGCGGCCGCCATGAGCGGCGCGCTGCTGATCACCGCCTGCGGCGGGGACGACGACTCGGGCGGGAGCGGCGGCGACGAGTCGGTCACCCTCTCCTTCGCCAACAGCTACCCCGACGAGCACCCCCACAACCAGTGCGGCGCGATGGTCGTCCAGGAGACGCTCGCCGACGGCGACAGCGGCGTCGAGATCGAGGTCTTCTCCAACAGCCAGCTCGGTCCGGACGCGGAGCGCTTCACCTCCGTCGCCTCCGGCGACATCGACATCGACATCCAGGGCAGCTCCGCGATCTCGGCCTCCTTCGAGGAGATCGGGGCGATGGACGCCGCCTACGCGTTCGCGGACGCGGACGAGCTGTTCACCTTCGTCGACACCGACGAGTTCGACGCGATGGCGGAGCGTCTGCTCGAGGAGACCGGCGTGCGCGTCCTCGACGTCTGGTACTTCGGCATGCGGCAGTTCACCGCGAACCAGCCGATCCGCACCCCCGACGACTTCGACGGCCTGCGGATGCGCTTCCCCGACAGCCCGCAGTACCTGATGAACGCCGAGGCGCTCGGTGCCGAGGCCACCCCGGTGGCGTTCGAGGAGGTCTTCCTCGCGCTCCAGCAGGGCACGATCGACGGCCAGGAGAACCCGGTGCCGACGATCCAGGACATGAACTTCACCGAGGTGCAGTCGCACGTCAGCCTGACCGGGCACCAGGTCGGCTCGGTGATGGCCATCATCTCCGAGGAGAGCTGGCAGAGCCTCTCGTCCGACCAGCAGGAAGCCGTCCAGGCCGCGATCAGCGACGCGCGCGAGGGCGATCGCCAGTGCGTCGAGGAGGCGGAGAACGACATCCTCGCCGAGTGGGAGGAGAGCGGCACGATGACCGTCGTGGACGACGTCGACCTGGACACCTTCTCGGAGCAGGCCGAGACGTTCTTCAACGAGAACTACGAGGGCGCTCAGCTGGAGCTCTACCAGGCGATCCGCGAGTCGGTCGGATCCTGA
- a CDS encoding DMT family transporter encodes MSAAEGGTASSGSTPGGGRLAQGGPARVDLTILAGAVLCASTAPPLTAAIAAPALAIAFWRNAMALPVSIPMAWWYERGGLRGLSPRVALLVGFAAVMLALHFASLAAALDRTSVASAATLVCGQSVWAALFAGALGERLSPLGWVGTALALAGVVAVTGVDAVVSEGTLTGNLLALLSGVAGGAYMVSGGVARQHVSASLYTALCYSACAAVLLGAAVLTGTALTGFGPATWIGLAALTLLAQLLGHSLFNFVMRSVSPSLVSLSQLMTVPIASVIAAVALDQTPPPALLPAIGLMVVGIGLVVTSHRRRAVRLVADES; translated from the coding sequence ATGAGCGCGGCGGAGGGCGGGACGGCCTCCTCCGGGTCGACTCCGGGTGGGGGTCGGCTCGCGCAGGGCGGTCCCGCACGGGTGGACCTGACGATCCTCGCGGGCGCGGTCCTGTGCGCGTCGACGGCGCCGCCGCTGACCGCGGCGATCGCGGCCCCCGCACTGGCGATCGCGTTCTGGCGCAACGCGATGGCGCTGCCGGTCTCGATCCCCATGGCGTGGTGGTACGAGCGCGGCGGCCTGCGCGGGCTCAGCCCGCGCGTGGCCCTGCTGGTCGGGTTCGCCGCCGTCATGCTCGCCCTCCACTTCGCCTCCCTGGCGGCCGCGCTGGACCGTACGTCGGTCGCATCGGCGGCGACCCTGGTGTGCGGCCAGAGTGTCTGGGCCGCGCTGTTCGCCGGGGCGCTGGGGGAGAGGCTGTCCCCGCTGGGCTGGGTGGGGACCGCCCTGGCGCTCGCCGGCGTCGTGGCGGTGACGGGGGTCGACGCGGTCGTCTCCGAGGGAACGCTCACCGGCAACCTGCTCGCGCTGCTGTCCGGCGTCGCCGGCGGCGCGTACATGGTCTCCGGCGGGGTCGCGCGTCAGCACGTGAGCGCGTCGCTGTACACCGCGCTGTGCTACTCCGCCTGCGCGGCGGTCCTCCTGGGCGCAGCCGTTCTGACGGGAACGGCGCTGACCGGCTTCGGGCCGGCGACCTGGATCGGGCTGGCGGCCCTCACCCTGCTCGCTCAGCTCCTCGGGCACTCGCTCTTCAACTTCGTGATGCGGTCGGTGAGCCCGAGCCTGGTGTCGCTGAGCCAGCTGATGACGGTGCCGATCGCGTCCGTCATCGCCGCCGTGGCGCTGGACCAGACGCCACCGCCGGCGTTGCTCCCGGCCATCGGCCTGATGGTGGTCGGGATCGGCCTGGTCGTCACGTCGCACCGGCGCCGTGCCGTGCGGCTGGTGGCGGACGAGTCCTGA
- a CDS encoding TRAP transporter small permease — MPETTRPRVALQRPRWLVRVLRGVELAELTLGAVLLATILVLVVLQVVTRITPLDSNVWNGEIAKYALVWLAFGMSGYLLGRDEHITLDVIDKVLPPLGRRLVQAFAMLVVAATCGLFAYEGWDLVSSGSPIKSPAAGIPLPWIYVIPTIGIALTAVRAVLEVVFPTSHEGVVHVAGEAIADESVHQPDDRSAV, encoded by the coding sequence ATGCCCGAGACGACGCGACCACGGGTCGCCCTCCAGCGACCCCGGTGGCTCGTTCGCGTGCTCCGCGGCGTCGAGCTGGCCGAGCTCACGCTCGGAGCCGTGCTGCTCGCGACCATCCTCGTCCTCGTGGTGCTCCAGGTCGTCACGCGGATCACGCCGTTGGACAGCAACGTCTGGAACGGCGAGATCGCGAAGTACGCACTGGTCTGGCTGGCGTTCGGGATGTCCGGCTACCTGCTCGGGCGCGACGAGCACATCACCCTCGACGTGATCGACAAGGTGCTGCCACCGCTCGGACGTCGGCTGGTGCAGGCCTTCGCGATGCTGGTCGTGGCGGCGACGTGCGGCCTGTTCGCGTACGAGGGATGGGACCTCGTCTCCTCGGGGTCGCCGATCAAGTCGCCGGCCGCGGGCATCCCGCTGCCGTGGATCTACGTCATCCCCACCATCGGGATCGCCCTGACCGCGGTGCGCGCCGTCCTGGAGGTCGTCTTCCCGACGTCCCATGAAGGCGTGGTCCACGTCGCCGGCGAGGCGATCGCCGACGAGTCCGTCCACCAGCCCGACGACAGGAGCGCGGTGTGA
- a CDS encoding TRAP transporter large permease has protein sequence MSVAVLGIAIAVLIALRVPIAFAILGPCLLYMWSHDQSVGFAMRTATNGVNSWPLLAVPLFILVGFLATRAGIAERVFALILSLVGRVRGALGYVNIGVSLGFSWMNGSALADAAGVGSIEIPHMQKKGYPTKFAVGLTAASSVVGPIMPPSIPAVVFASVAIVSTSALFAAAIVPALLICVALAVYVFFWARGHEELRSEEFSWREVRSTLVGGLGALFAPVIILGGILGGYFTPTEAAAVGAVYMLLLGFLYRSLKLRDLPKVFADTAATTAAIMVILGASSLLGWILAREQVPQNVASAFLELTDSTFVFLIIVNLLLLVLGAVIEPTSALVISVPVLLPVATQLGVDPVHFGVIVVLNLMIGLMTPPIGGVLFVLSSVTKTPVSTVFSGVAPFLVPLLAVLLIVTFVPALSLWLPTLLGL, from the coding sequence GTGAGCGTCGCAGTCCTCGGCATCGCGATCGCGGTGCTCATCGCCCTGCGGGTCCCGATCGCGTTCGCGATCCTCGGGCCCTGCCTCCTCTACATGTGGTCCCACGACCAGTCCGTCGGCTTCGCGATGCGGACCGCGACCAACGGCGTGAACAGCTGGCCGCTGCTCGCGGTGCCGCTCTTCATCCTGGTCGGGTTCCTCGCCACCCGAGCCGGCATCGCCGAACGTGTCTTCGCGCTCATCCTCTCCCTCGTGGGTCGGGTCCGCGGGGCGCTCGGCTACGTCAACATCGGGGTCAGCCTCGGCTTCTCCTGGATGAACGGCTCGGCCCTGGCGGACGCTGCAGGTGTCGGCTCGATCGAGATCCCCCACATGCAGAAGAAGGGGTACCCGACGAAGTTCGCGGTCGGCCTGACCGCCGCGTCGTCGGTGGTCGGTCCGATCATGCCGCCGAGCATCCCGGCGGTGGTCTTCGCCTCGGTCGCGATCGTGTCGACCAGCGCGCTGTTCGCGGCGGCGATCGTCCCCGCCCTGCTGATCTGCGTCGCGCTCGCGGTCTACGTCTTCTTCTGGGCCCGCGGGCACGAGGAGCTGCGCAGCGAGGAGTTCTCCTGGCGCGAGGTCCGCTCGACCCTGGTCGGGGGCCTCGGCGCGCTGTTCGCGCCGGTCATCATCCTCGGCGGCATCCTCGGCGGCTACTTCACCCCGACCGAGGCCGCGGCCGTCGGTGCGGTCTACATGCTGCTGCTCGGCTTCCTCTACCGCTCCCTCAAGCTGCGCGATCTGCCGAAGGTCTTCGCGGACACCGCGGCGACGACGGCGGCGATCATGGTGATCCTGGGTGCTTCGAGCCTGCTGGGCTGGATCCTCGCCCGCGAGCAGGTCCCGCAGAACGTCGCGAGCGCCTTCCTCGAGCTGACCGACAGCACGTTCGTCTTCCTCATCATCGTCAACCTCCTGCTTCTGGTCCTCGGTGCGGTGATCGAGCCGACCTCGGCCCTCGTGATCAGCGTCCCGGTGCTGCTCCCGGTGGCGACGCAGCTCGGGGTCGACCCGGTGCACTTCGGGGTCATCGTCGTGCTGAACCTGATGATCGGACTGATGACACCTCCGATCGGCGGGGTGCTCTTCGTGCTCAGCTCGGTCACGAAGACCCCGGTGTCCACCGTGTTCAGCGGTGTGGCGCCGTTCCTCGTCCCGCTGCTCGCCGTGCTCCTGATCGTCACCTTCGTCCCGGCCCTGTCGTTGTGGTTGCCCACGCTGCTCGGCCTGTGA
- a CDS encoding SDR family NAD(P)-dependent oxidoreductase: MRALVTGGRGGIGRAVVERLSGRGYHVVVADAAALPTSADPSTSHLQVDLTEADEVRDAVVTAAGDEGLHCLVNCAGISPKRNGAAPQIPEIDTDEWDRVFAVNVRACFLTLRESWPLLVEHDGASVVNVVSAVARLAAAGPPGTQFGLVHPAGAHYTASKAALANLTWSAARALGPRGVRCNGVAPGYINSGMRNATDPEVEQAIVRQLPLGRPGTSDEVAAVIDFLVSPEAAYLTGEIIDVDGGWNPD, translated from the coding sequence ATGCGAGCGCTGGTGACGGGAGGGCGCGGCGGCATCGGCCGCGCCGTGGTGGAGCGGCTGTCCGGCCGCGGCTACCACGTCGTGGTCGCGGACGCCGCGGCCCTCCCCACCAGCGCCGACCCTTCCACGAGCCACCTCCAGGTGGATCTGACCGAGGCCGACGAGGTCCGGGACGCGGTCGTCACGGCCGCCGGTGACGAGGGCCTGCACTGCCTGGTCAACTGCGCCGGCATCTCCCCGAAGCGCAACGGCGCGGCGCCGCAGATCCCCGAGATCGACACCGACGAGTGGGATCGCGTCTTCGCCGTCAACGTGCGCGCGTGCTTCCTCACGCTGCGCGAGTCCTGGCCGCTCCTGGTCGAGCACGACGGTGCGAGCGTGGTGAACGTGGTCTCCGCGGTCGCTCGGCTCGCCGCGGCGGGCCCGCCCGGCACGCAGTTCGGCCTCGTCCACCCCGCCGGCGCGCACTACACCGCGTCCAAGGCGGCGCTCGCGAACCTCACGTGGTCGGCGGCCCGCGCGCTGGGCCCCCGTGGCGTCCGCTGCAACGGAGTCGCACCCGGCTACATCAACTCGGGCATGCGCAACGCCACCGACCCCGAGGTCGAGCAGGCGATCGTGCGGCAGCTCCCGCTCGGCCGGCCCGGCACCAGCGACGAGGTCGCCGCCGTGATCGACTTCCTCGTGTCGCCCGAGGCTGCGTACCTCACCGGCGAGATCATCGACGTCGACGGCGGGTGGAACCCCGACTGA